The following are encoded in a window of Bdellovibrionales bacterium genomic DNA:
- a CDS encoding NAD(P)/FAD-dependent oxidoreductase — protein sequence MKNYDAVVVGSGPNGLAAAITLARAGLAVKVFEKSDFAGGGLHTAELTLPGFLHDVCSAVHPLAVVSPFFKSLPLAKYGLRWVHSPLVLAHPLLDDEAIQVEVSPEDTAQNLGDDAGTYLRFIESMTKYSDEIFADIFRPALHWPRFPAVWARFGMSALMPAKTFSRLRFRGSRARALFAGIAAHSNIPLDRYGTTAVGLMLNMSAHMQGWPIPAGGAREIARAMVAYFQALGGEVELGYHVSGPASLPASRYVFLDLTPRQILHFFGQELHPRERRNFSHFRYGPGVFKVDWALSQPIPWKDLACFDAATVHLGNHAKDIFHSEEGPARGEIKPQPFVLLSQPSLFDKSRAPEDKHVAWAYCHVPQGSQIDATAIIENQIERFAPGFKKAILARSVLNASALEKMNPNLIGGDISGGDMSLKQLLFRPGFKLNPYRLDVEKYYICSSSTPPGPGVHGMCGFNAAQGALGGRSLQSY from the coding sequence GTGAAGAACTATGATGCCGTTGTCGTGGGTTCGGGGCCAAATGGCCTTGCAGCAGCGATTACTTTAGCTCGCGCCGGCCTTGCCGTGAAAGTCTTTGAGAAGTCAGACTTCGCGGGGGGAGGACTGCACACTGCTGAACTGACACTTCCCGGTTTCTTGCACGATGTTTGTTCGGCGGTTCATCCGTTAGCTGTGGTTTCGCCTTTTTTCAAGTCATTGCCACTTGCCAAGTATGGTCTTCGCTGGGTGCATTCTCCTTTAGTTCTAGCGCATCCGCTTTTGGATGATGAGGCTATTCAAGTGGAAGTCTCTCCGGAAGATACAGCTCAGAATCTCGGAGACGATGCAGGAACATATCTTCGCTTTATTGAATCGATGACTAAGTATAGTGATGAGATTTTTGCCGACATCTTTCGGCCGGCATTGCATTGGCCCCGATTTCCCGCGGTGTGGGCCCGTTTTGGGATGAGTGCACTGATGCCGGCAAAAACCTTCTCGCGACTGCGCTTTCGTGGGTCTCGAGCGCGGGCTTTGTTTGCAGGGATTGCGGCCCATTCGAATATTCCACTGGATCGCTACGGCACGACGGCGGTGGGGCTGATGTTAAATATGTCGGCGCATATGCAAGGCTGGCCTATTCCAGCCGGCGGTGCGCGCGAGATTGCTAGAGCAATGGTTGCATACTTTCAAGCACTCGGTGGAGAGGTGGAACTCGGGTATCATGTCTCGGGACCGGCTTCGTTGCCGGCGAGCCGCTATGTGTTTTTGGATTTAACACCGAGACAGATTCTACACTTCTTCGGTCAAGAGCTCCATCCAAGAGAGCGGAGAAATTTCTCTCATTTTCGTTATGGACCTGGAGTTTTTAAAGTGGACTGGGCTCTTTCACAGCCGATTCCCTGGAAGGACCTTGCTTGTTTTGATGCAGCAACGGTGCATCTAGGAAATCACGCAAAAGATATATTTCACTCTGAAGAAGGGCCTGCACGCGGTGAAATTAAGCCGCAACCATTTGTTTTGCTGAGCCAGCCAAGCTTGTTTGATAAATCACGCGCGCCAGAGGACAAACACGTCGCCTGGGCTTACTGCCATGTTCCGCAGGGCTCGCAGATCGACGCCACCGCGATCATTGAGAATCAAATCGAAAGATTTGCGCCGGGATTTAAGAAGGCGATTCTTGCGAGAAGCGTTTTGAATGCGTCAGCTCTTGAGAAGATGAATCCGAATCTTATCGGTGGAGATATTTCGGGCGGGGACATGAGTCTGAAGCAGCTGTTGTTCCGACCGGGATTTAAACTCAATCCTTATCGTCTGGATGTTGAAAAATATTATATTTGTTCGTCATCAACTCCGCCGGGACCGGGAGTCCATGGCATGTGTGGATTCAATGCGGCTCAAGGCGCGCTCGGTGGCCGGAGTCTGCAGTCTTACTGA